The Methanocaldococcus jannaschii DSM 2661 genome has a segment encoding these proteins:
- the hmgA gene encoding hydroxymethylglutaryl-CoA reductase (NADPH), protein MENYNDILEKMLNGEIKPYQLDKMFGSKIATEIRRKFIEKKVGIEFKHICNYSIDEEMAMKKNIENMIGAIQIPLGFAGPLKINGEYAKGEFYIPLATTEGALVASVNRGCSIITKCGGATVRVIDDKMTRAPCLKTKSVVDAIKVRDWIRENFERIKEVAESTTRHGKLIKIEPILIVGRNLYPRFVFKTGDAMGMNMVTIATEKACNFIEGELKKEGIFVKTVAVSGNACVDKKPSGMNLINGRGKSIVAEVFLTEKEVNKYLKTTSQAIAEVNRLKNYIGSAISNSMGFNAHYANIIGAIFLATGQDEAHIVEGSLGITMAEVEDDGLYFSVTLPDVPIGTVGGGTRVETQKECLEMLGCYGDNKALKFAEIVGAAVLAGELSLLGALAAGHLGKAHQELGR, encoded by the coding sequence ATGGAAAATTATAATGACATCCTTGAAAAAATGTTAAATGGAGAAATAAAGCCATATCAATTAGATAAAATGTTTGGTTCAAAAATAGCAACTGAAATTAGAAGAAAATTTATTGAAAAAAAGGTTGGGATTGAATTTAAGCATATATGCAATTACTCAATAGATGAAGAAATGGCTATGAAGAAGAATATAGAAAATATGATTGGAGCTATACAGATTCCATTGGGTTTTGCTGGGCCTTTAAAGATAAATGGGGAATATGCAAAGGGAGAGTTTTACATCCCATTGGCAACAACTGAAGGAGCTTTGGTGGCATCGGTTAATAGGGGTTGCTCAATAATAACAAAATGTGGGGGGGCAACTGTTAGGGTTATAGATGATAAGATGACAAGAGCCCCTTGCTTAAAAACAAAGAGTGTTGTAGATGCAATAAAAGTCAGAGATTGGATTAGAGAAAACTTTGAGAGGATAAAGGAAGTTGCTGAATCAACAACAAGGCATGGAAAGCTAATAAAGATAGAGCCAATTTTAATCGTTGGAAGAAATCTATATCCAAGATTTGTATTTAAAACTGGAGATGCCATGGGCATGAATATGGTTACAATTGCAACAGAGAAGGCATGTAATTTTATAGAGGGGGAATTAAAAAAAGAAGGCATATTTGTTAAAACAGTTGCTGTCAGTGGAAATGCATGTGTAGATAAAAAGCCTAGTGGAATGAACTTAATTAATGGTAGAGGGAAATCTATTGTAGCAGAGGTATTTTTAACTGAGAAGGAAGTTAATAAATACCTAAAAACCACTTCCCAAGCTATAGCTGAAGTAAATAGGTTAAAGAATTATATAGGTTCAGCAATAAGCAATTCAATGGGATTCAATGCCCATTATGCAAATATCATTGGGGCAATATTCTTAGCTACTGGGCAAGATGAGGCACATATAGTTGAGGGTAGTTTAGGAATTACAATGGCTGAAGTTGAAGATGATGGATTATATTTTTCAGTAACTCTCCCAGATGTTCCTATTGGGACTGTTGGAGGAGGAACAAGGGTTGAAACACAAAAAGAGTGCTTAGAGATGCTTGGTTGCTACGGAGATAATAAAGCTTTAAAATTTGCTGAAATTGTTGGAGCTGCAGTTTTAGCTGGGGAGTTATCTTTATTAGGAGCTTTAGCAGCTGGACATTTAGGAAAAGCTCATCAAGAACTCGGTAGATAA
- a CDS encoding stage II sporulation protein M produces MDALKEIFDLKEILKSPIRNKKVILFVSLVFILSLVLLYILVVNIKYFSYLGDIIFQNFQKHVENLKITLNEDNLHIILAIWKNNLTVCILNYILGIFSLFVIAVNSYILSYVLYKFGAESFIYLVLPHGIIEIPALILSASGGVLFNMGLVNFLINIKFGTKREVLYYIKESLKLLILSIILFIVAGIVEGTITFKIAKIMFS; encoded by the coding sequence ATGGACGCATTGAAAGAGATATTTGATTTAAAAGAAATTCTAAAAAGCCCTATAAGAAATAAGAAAGTTATTTTATTTGTTAGTTTGGTTTTTATCTTATCTTTAGTATTATTATATATTTTGGTAGTTAATATAAAGTATTTCTCATATTTAGGAGATATCATCTTCCAAAATTTTCAAAAACATGTTGAAAATCTAAAAATTACGTTAAATGAGGATAACTTACATATAATATTAGCAATTTGGAAAAATAACCTAACCGTATGTATTTTAAACTATATCCTTGGGATTTTTTCACTATTTGTTATTGCAGTTAATTCCTATATCTTATCATACGTGCTTTACAAATTTGGTGCTGAAAGCTTTATCTATTTAGTTTTACCACATGGAATCATTGAAATTCCAGCTTTAATACTTTCAGCATCAGGTGGGGTTTTATTTAACATGGGATTAGTTAATTTCTTAATAAATATCAAATTTGGAACTAAAAGAGAGGTTTTATATTACATAAAAGAGTCTTTAAAGTTGCTCATACTCTCTATAATACTATTCATAGTTGCTGGAATTGTTGAAGGGACTATAACCTTTAAAATAGCCAAAATCATGTTTTCTTAA
- a CDS encoding 50S ribosomal protein L40e encodes MPFEEAMKRLFMKKICMRCNARNPWRATKCRKCGYKGLRPKAKEPRG; translated from the coding sequence ATGCCATTTGAAGAAGCAATGAAAAGGTTATTTATGAAAAAGATTTGTATGAGATGTAATGCAAGAAACCCTTGGAGAGCTACAAAGTGTAGAAAGTGTGGATACAAAGGTTTAAGACCAAAAGCAAAAGAACCAAGAGGATAA
- a CDS encoding DUF367 family protein: MPKLFIYHANQCNPKKCTSLKMAKMNKAILLKNPYKVPKNSLILNPYAEKALSPEDKEIVEKFGITALDCSWKEAELMFKKFKFKNQRSLPFLVACNPINYGKPCMLSTLEAFIAALYITNFKDEAWDLTSCFKWAETFIKVNYELLERYSNAKNSMEVVEIQQDFLRK; this comes from the coding sequence ATGCCGAAGCTTTTCATATATCATGCAAATCAGTGCAATCCAAAAAAATGCACATCCTTAAAAATGGCTAAGATGAATAAAGCCATTTTGTTAAAAAATCCTTATAAAGTTCCAAAAAACTCTTTAATACTGAATCCTTACGCTGAAAAAGCTCTATCTCCAGAAGATAAAGAGATAGTGGAAAAGTTTGGAATAACTGCTTTAGATTGTTCATGGAAAGAAGCGGAGTTAATGTTTAAGAAATTTAAATTTAAAAATCAAAGGTCTCTACCGTTTTTAGTTGCATGCAACCCTATAAATTATGGAAAGCCATGCATGCTTTCAACATTGGAAGCTTTTATTGCCGCTTTATATATAACTAACTTTAAGGATGAAGCTTGGGATTTAACCTCCTGTTTTAAATGGGCAGAAACATTTATAAAGGTTAATTATGAATTATTAGAAAGATACTCAAATGCTAAAAATTCAATGGAAGTTGTGGAAATTCAGCAGGACTTTCTCAGGAAATAA
- a CDS encoding MATE family efflux transporter has product MKNVEILLDDPKKAVIEVSKPIIVATFIESIYSLVDSIWVSGLGADALAAVGASFPILISIYAVSWGLSIGISSGIARRVGAKNKEEADKVANHAIILALIAGILYIIAVYPNLDTLFSLMGTYGDCKSLAIKYSSILVLGTVIFTICDALYGIFRGEGNTKIVMIASVIGTLTNIILDPIFIYMLNLGISGASYATLIAIIISLLILAYELFIKKSCYVTVKLSKFKPDLKIIADLIRVGIPSALIEITVAVSFFIMTSIIMMVGDSRGLAVYTGALRITEFGFIPMLGLASGATSVIGATYGARSFEKLKTAYFYTIKIGVLMEIIIVALIMLLSPILAYLFTYTKTSMGIHEELVKALRIVPLYLLFTPFILTTSAMFQGIGKGEKSLIISIFRSLICHISYAYLFAVILGLGMFGIYSGLVVGEFTAGIFAFLFGVLAIKALIKSK; this is encoded by the coding sequence ATGAAAAATGTTGAAATATTGTTGGATGACCCAAAAAAAGCAGTAATTGAAGTATCAAAGCCAATAATTGTTGCTACATTCATTGAATCAATCTATAGCTTAGTTGATAGTATCTGGGTTTCTGGATTGGGGGCAGATGCATTAGCTGCTGTGGGAGCGAGTTTTCCAATATTAATTAGCATATATGCAGTTAGTTGGGGTTTGAGTATTGGGATTAGCTCTGGAATAGCAAGAAGAGTTGGAGCAAAAAATAAAGAAGAAGCTGATAAAGTAGCAAATCATGCAATTATTTTAGCTTTAATTGCTGGAATTTTGTATATTATAGCTGTATATCCAAATCTTGATACGCTATTTAGCTTAATGGGAACCTATGGAGATTGTAAGTCATTAGCTATAAAATACTCCAGCATACTGGTTTTAGGAACTGTTATATTTACAATCTGCGATGCGTTATATGGGATATTTAGGGGGGAGGGAAATACAAAGATAGTTATGATAGCAAGCGTTATAGGCACTTTAACAAACATCATCTTAGACCCGATATTCATCTATATGCTAAATTTAGGGATAAGTGGGGCAAGTTATGCTACTTTGATAGCTATAATTATATCTCTCTTAATTTTAGCTTATGAGCTGTTTATAAAAAAATCATGTTATGTTACAGTTAAATTATCAAAATTTAAACCTGATTTAAAGATTATAGCCGATTTAATTAGAGTTGGAATTCCTTCAGCATTGATAGAGATTACTGTTGCAGTATCATTTTTTATAATGACTTCAATAATTATGATGGTTGGAGATAGTAGAGGTTTAGCTGTCTATACTGGAGCTTTAAGAATAACAGAGTTTGGCTTTATTCCAATGTTAGGTTTGGCAAGTGGAGCTACTTCAGTTATAGGAGCCACTTACGGAGCAAGGAGTTTTGAAAAATTAAAAACAGCTTATTTTTACACAATAAAAATTGGGGTTTTAATGGAAATTATTATAGTTGCTTTAATAATGCTCTTATCCCCAATCTTAGCTTATCTATTTACTTACACAAAAACCTCAATGGGAATTCATGAAGAACTTGTTAAAGCTTTAAGAATAGTTCCATTATATTTACTATTTACACCATTTATTTTAACAACATCCGCAATGTTCCAAGGAATTGGTAAAGGAGAAAAATCATTAATAATTTCCATATTTAGGTCGCTAATATGTCATATATCCTATGCTTATCTATTTGCAGTAATATTGGGATTAGGAATGTTTGGAATATATAGCGGCTTAGTGGTTGGAGAATTTACAGCTGGAATTTTTGCATTTCTATTTGGAGTTTTAGCTATAAAAGCATTAATAAAATCTAAATAA
- a CDS encoding TIGR01177 family methyltransferase, whose product MIGYVLNGEHEEIPYGELMALLEIFNYNGSVERLKRYVITEDSPAKDIVKRSGYIDEGHRIIFRYNLEEKSVDLVDKIVNDFINSFKDFVANIDYPDIDESKSYAVRVLKLHKDEFTKSIDSLRIEKEIGGIIKLKTNAKVNLTKPDILVRVVILENTFFISNVLEMRDREYFQKNRPHLRKYFHPGCMLPKLARAMVNLARVKEGDIVLDPFCGTGGFLIEAGLIGAKLIGCDIDWRMASGTLINLEEYNLLDKVIKVKRLDAKYVKEFLNELNIEKVDAIVTDPPYGISTAKKGEIEKILETLPEVIKDNGYFVFAYPKKIELDMELEGLYKVYIHKGLIRHIHVYKKI is encoded by the coding sequence ATGATTGGATATGTTTTAAATGGAGAGCATGAAGAAATCCCTTATGGAGAACTTATGGCATTATTAGAAATTTTTAATTACAATGGAAGTGTTGAGAGATTAAAAAGATACGTTATAACTGAAGATAGTCCTGCCAAAGATATCGTTAAAAGAAGTGGGTATATAGATGAGGGGCATAGGATAATATTTAGATACAATTTAGAAGAAAAAAGTGTAGATTTAGTAGATAAAATTGTCAATGATTTTATAAACTCATTTAAAGATTTTGTAGCAAATATTGATTATCCAGATATTGATGAGAGTAAATCTTATGCCGTTAGAGTTTTAAAACTTCATAAAGATGAATTTACAAAATCTATAGACTCATTAAGAATTGAGAAGGAAATTGGAGGGATTATAAAATTAAAAACCAATGCAAAAGTAAATTTAACAAAACCAGATATATTAGTTAGAGTTGTTATTTTAGAAAACACATTTTTTATTTCCAATGTATTAGAGATGAGAGATAGGGAATACTTCCAAAAGAATAGGCCACATTTAAGAAAATACTTCCATCCGGGTTGTATGCTTCCAAAACTTGCAAGAGCTATGGTAAATCTAGCAAGAGTTAAAGAAGGAGATATTGTCTTAGACCCATTCTGTGGGACTGGAGGGTTTTTAATTGAGGCTGGTTTAATCGGAGCTAAGCTTATTGGTTGTGATATAGATTGGAGAATGGCTTCTGGAACTTTAATCAACCTTGAAGAATACAACCTATTAGATAAAGTGATAAAAGTTAAAAGATTAGATGCCAAATACGTAAAAGAGTTTTTAAATGAACTAAATATAGAAAAAGTCGATGCCATTGTAACAGACCCGCCTTATGGAATATCTACAGCAAAAAAGGGAGAGATTGAAAAGATATTAGAAACTCTTCCAGAGGTCATTAAAGATAACGGCTACTTTGTTTTTGCATACCCAAAAAAGATAGAGCTTGATATGGAATTAGAGGGACTCTACAAGGTATATATCCATAAAGGGCTGATTAGACACATCCATGTTTATAAGAAAATCTAA
- a CDS encoding iron-containing alcohol dehydrogenase produces MIVTPRYTIIEDGAINKIEEILKKLNLKNPLVITGKNTKKYCRFFYDIVYYDEILNNLEIELKKYTAYDCVIGIGGGRSIDTGKYLAYKLGIPFISVPTTASNDGIASPIVSIRQPSFMVDAPIAIIADTEIIKKSPRRLLSAGMGDIVSNITAVLDWKLAYKEKGEKYSESSAIFSKTIAKELISYVLNSDLSEYHNKLVKALVGSGIAIAIANSSRPASGSEHLFSHALDKLKEEYNLNINSLHGEQCGIGTIMMSYLHEKENKKLSGLHEKIKMSLKKVDAPTTAKELGFDEDIIIEALTMAHKIRNRWTILRDGLSREEARKLAEETGVI; encoded by the coding sequence ATTATAGTCACACCAAGATATACAATTATAGAAGATGGAGCAATTAATAAAATAGAGGAAATTTTGAAAAAACTCAACTTAAAAAATCCATTAGTGATTACCGGAAAAAATACAAAAAAATACTGTAGATTTTTCTATGATATTGTATATTATGATGAAATTTTAAACAATCTTGAAATTGAACTTAAAAAATATACTGCCTATGATTGTGTAATTGGTATTGGAGGAGGAAGATCAATAGATACTGGTAAATATTTAGCTTATAAATTAGGTATTCCATTTATTAGTGTGCCCACAACTGCGTCAAATGATGGCATTGCCTCACCAATTGTTTCTATAAGACAACCCTCATTTATGGTTGATGCCCCAATAGCCATAATTGCTGATACAGAGATAATAAAAAAATCTCCAAGGAGATTGTTAAGTGCAGGAATGGGGGATATTGTTTCAAATATAACAGCTGTTTTAGATTGGAAATTGGCTTATAAAGAGAAAGGGGAAAAATACAGTGAGAGCTCTGCTATATTTTCAAAAACAATAGCTAAAGAATTAATAAGTTATGTTTTAAATTCAGATTTGTCAGAGTATCATAATAAACTTGTAAAAGCATTAGTTGGGAGTGGTATAGCGATAGCTATAGCAAATTCTTCAAGACCCGCCTCCGGAAGTGAGCATCTCTTCTCTCATGCTTTGGATAAGTTAAAAGAGGAGTATAACTTAAATATAAATTCCTTACATGGAGAACAGTGTGGAATAGGAACAATAATGATGAGCTATCTACATGAGAAAGAGAATAAAAAGTTATCTGGATTACATGAAAAGATTAAAATGAGTTTAAAAAAGGTTGATGCTCCAACAACTGCCAAAGAACTTGGATTTGATGAAGATATCATTATTGAGGCATTAACTATGGCTCATAAAATAAGAAATAGATGGACTATATTAAGAGATGGGTTAAGTAGAGAAGAGGCAAGGAAACTGGCTGAAGAAACAGGAGTTATTTAA
- the hypF gene encoding carbamoyltransferase HypF — MKVRIKVKGIVQGVGFRPFVYRIAKKNNLKGYVKNMGNYVEILIEGKKEDIRNFINDLKNKKPPLSRIDKLDIEEIKGIEEFDDFYIIKSENAKDEEEGTIPADVAICDDCLKEMLDKNDRRYRYPFIACTNCGPRFTIVEKLPYDRENTSMRDFPLCEKCLEEYKNPLDRRFHAQATCCPICGPKVFLSDGKEIIAEKDEAIRETVKLLEEGHILAIKGIGGTHLACKVGEDDVVLELRKRLGRPTQPFAVMSKIEYTELFAEFDEDEKNALLSLRRPIVVLKKSQDYDKYFSKYVSNLDTIGVMFPYSGLHYLLFDKEIAYVMTSANLPGLPMVKDNDEILKKLNGIADYFLLHNRRIVNRCDDSVVKKVADRLVFLRRSRGFAPEPVKVNINNNKNILCVGAELNSTACIVKRDKFYLTQYIGNTSKYETFCYLRDAINNILRLTNTNKIDAIVCDLHPQFNSTKLAEELSEKFGAEIFRVQHHFAHAYSLLGDNNYFDDAIILSLDGVGYGLDGNIWGGEVLLFKDGKMERVGHLEEQYQLGGDLATKYPLRMLLSILYKAIGEEAFDFIKRYNFFSEKELRLLKFQLEKKLNCPITTSTGRVLDAVSALLGICFEKTYDGEPSIRLEPVANRFKGDINIEPKIKNNILNTTELIYKSYEMLLNNENKEKIAHFAHIYIADGLFEIAKKISNKFGINTIGITGGVSYNKIITERIMNNAKREGFNFIYHQRVPNGDGGISFGQGVAYILKNGY; from the coding sequence ATGAAGGTAAGAATTAAAGTTAAAGGTATAGTTCAAGGTGTAGGGTTTAGACCTTTTGTTTATAGAATAGCTAAAAAAAATAATTTAAAGGGCTATGTAAAAAACATGGGGAATTATGTGGAAATTCTTATTGAAGGAAAAAAAGAGGATATAAGAAATTTTATCAATGATTTAAAAAATAAGAAACCGCCATTGTCAAGAATTGATAAATTGGATATTGAGGAAATTAAAGGAATTGAAGAATTTGATGACTTCTATATTATAAAGAGTGAAAACGCTAAAGATGAGGAAGAAGGCACTATACCAGCTGATGTAGCAATATGTGACGACTGCTTAAAAGAAATGCTTGATAAAAATGATAGGAGATACAGATACCCATTTATTGCATGCACAAATTGTGGGCCGAGATTTACAATAGTTGAAAAACTTCCCTATGATAGAGAAAATACATCAATGAGAGATTTTCCTTTATGTGAAAAGTGCTTGGAGGAATATAAAAATCCTTTAGATAGGAGATTTCATGCTCAAGCCACTTGTTGCCCAATTTGCGGTCCTAAGGTATTTTTGAGTGATGGAAAAGAGATTATAGCTGAAAAAGATGAAGCAATTAGAGAAACAGTTAAATTATTGGAAGAGGGTCATATATTAGCTATAAAAGGAATTGGAGGGACTCACTTAGCTTGTAAAGTAGGAGAGGATGATGTAGTTTTAGAATTAAGGAAGAGATTGGGAAGACCAACTCAACCATTTGCAGTAATGAGTAAAATAGAATATACAGAGCTGTTTGCTGAATTTGACGAAGATGAAAAAAATGCTTTGTTATCTTTAAGAAGACCAATAGTTGTTTTAAAAAAGAGCCAAGATTATGATAAATATTTTTCAAAGTATGTTTCTAATTTAGACACTATTGGAGTTATGTTTCCATACAGTGGGTTGCATTATCTCTTATTTGATAAAGAGATTGCTTATGTTATGACCTCTGCTAATCTGCCAGGATTACCAATGGTTAAGGATAATGATGAGATATTAAAAAAACTTAACGGTATTGCTGACTACTTCTTATTGCATAATAGAAGGATAGTGAATAGATGTGATGACAGTGTTGTTAAAAAGGTAGCTGATAGATTAGTTTTTTTAAGGAGGTCAAGGGGATTTGCTCCAGAGCCTGTAAAGGTTAATATAAACAATAATAAAAATATCCTATGTGTTGGGGCTGAGCTAAACTCAACCGCTTGTATTGTAAAGAGAGATAAGTTTTATCTAACCCAGTATATAGGAAATACCTCAAAGTATGAGACATTCTGCTATCTAAGAGATGCGATAAACAACATTTTAAGATTAACAAACACAAATAAAATTGATGCTATTGTTTGTGACTTGCATCCTCAGTTTAATTCAACAAAATTAGCTGAGGAATTATCAGAAAAATTTGGGGCTGAGATTTTTAGAGTTCAGCATCATTTTGCACATGCTTATAGCTTATTAGGGGACAACAACTATTTCGATGATGCAATAATTTTGTCGTTGGATGGGGTAGGTTATGGATTGGATGGGAATATTTGGGGAGGGGAGGTTTTGTTATTTAAAGATGGCAAGATGGAGAGAGTAGGGCATTTGGAGGAACAGTATCAGTTAGGAGGGGACTTAGCAACTAAGTATCCTTTGAGGATGCTACTTTCTATATTATATAAAGCCATTGGTGAGGAGGCATTTGATTTTATAAAAAGATATAATTTCTTCTCAGAAAAAGAACTTAGATTATTAAAATTCCAACTTGAGAAAAAACTTAACTGTCCAATAACTACATCCACTGGTAGAGTTTTAGATGCTGTTTCAGCTTTATTAGGAATTTGCTTTGAAAAAACTTACGATGGAGAGCCGAGTATAAGATTAGAGCCAGTGGCAAATAGGTTTAAAGGAGATATTAATATAGAGCCAAAAATAAAAAATAACATCTTAAATACTACAGAACTTATTTACAAATCTTATGAGATGCTATTAAATAACGAAAATAAAGAAAAAATAGCACATTTTGCCCATATTTATATAGCAGATGGATTATTTGAGATTGCTAAGAAAATATCGAATAAATTTGGAATAAATACTATAGGCATTACTGGAGGAGTCTCATATAACAAAATAATAACTGAAAGAATTATGAATAATGCAAAAAGGGAGGGTTTTAATTTTATTTATCATCAAAGAGTTCCTAATGGAGATGGGGGAATTAGTTTTGGGCAAGGTGTTGCCTATATCTTAAAAAATGGATATTAA
- a CDS encoding roadblock/LC7 domain-containing protein — MIDRVLLELNRTDGVKGSMVVGKDGLVIASQLPGNVDAELVGAMASAAFGAAERTSSEIGLSGLEQTMIEGEHGKTLMVDAGEGILVVLTDAKVNLGLIRITMKRAADKIKAMF, encoded by the coding sequence ATGATTGACAGAGTTTTATTAGAGCTAAATAGAACCGATGGAGTTAAAGGTTCAATGGTTGTTGGGAAGGATGGGTTAGTTATAGCCTCTCAATTGCCAGGAAATGTAGATGCTGAATTAGTTGGGGCTATGGCTTCAGCAGCATTTGGGGCTGCTGAGAGAACCTCTTCCGAGATTGGGTTAAGTGGTTTAGAACAAACAATGATTGAAGGAGAGCATGGGAAAACATTAATGGTCGATGCAGGAGAGGGAATTTTAGTAGTCTTAACTGACGCAAAAGTTAATTTGGGTTTAATTAGAATAACAATGAAAAGAGCGGCAGATAAGATAAAAGCAATGTTTTAA
- a CDS encoding H(2)-dependent methylenetetrahydromethanopterin dehydrogenase-related protein, producing the protein MKISIYGAGNQRLYLEQLKVPEKFGGEPPYGGAGMAIEFAKAGHDVVLSEPNRDVMSDDLWKKVEDAGVKVVSDDIEAAKHGEIHVLFTPFGRITLNIANTIIEHVPENAIICNTCTIPTPVLYRSLEGILRLKRRDVGISSMHPTGVPGTPSQKYYTIAGKALEGKEYATEDQINKLVELVKSVGKIPYVTPADVVPAVADMGALVTAVALVGVLDYYRVGTQIINAPKDMIEKQILISLQTIASIIETSGMEGLMKVFNKDALLSSAKNMLIDERQEDLNLALKIIEEFDKSTIGEKDISQTYLVAPQALIKEAVSLIGKSAVEGMIRRSSNKLFK; encoded by the coding sequence ATGAAAATATCAATATATGGAGCTGGGAATCAGAGGCTTTATTTAGAACAGTTGAAAGTTCCAGAAAAGTTTGGTGGGGAGCCACCTTATGGAGGAGCTGGAATGGCTATTGAATTTGCTAAGGCAGGACATGATGTTGTTTTATCTGAACCAAATAGGGATGTTATGAGTGATGATTTATGGAAGAAGGTTGAGGATGCTGGAGTTAAGGTTGTTAGTGATGATATCGAAGCTGCAAAGCATGGGGAAATTCATGTTTTATTTACACCATTCGGAAGAATAACATTAAACATTGCAAATACAATTATTGAACATGTTCCAGAGAATGCAATTATTTGTAACACTTGTACTATCCCAACTCCTGTTTTGTATAGGTCGTTGGAGGGAATTTTAAGATTAAAGAGGAGAGATGTTGGTATTAGCTCAATGCACCCAACAGGAGTTCCTGGAACTCCTTCTCAAAAATATTACACAATTGCAGGAAAAGCTTTGGAAGGAAAAGAGTATGCAACAGAAGATCAGATAAATAAATTAGTTGAATTGGTAAAAAGCGTTGGAAAGATTCCTTATGTAACTCCTGCAGATGTTGTTCCTGCAGTTGCGGATATGGGGGCTTTAGTCACTGCAGTTGCCTTAGTTGGAGTTTTGGATTATTATAGGGTTGGAACGCAGATTATCAACGCTCCAAAGGATATGATAGAAAAGCAAATATTGATATCTTTACAAACAATTGCTTCAATTATTGAAACTTCTGGAATGGAGGGATTAATGAAAGTATTTAACAAAGACGCTTTACTTTCATCTGCAAAGAACATGTTAATTGATGAAAGACAGGAGGATTTAAATTTAGCTTTAAAGATTATTGAAGAGTTTGATAAATCAACTATTGGAGAGAAAGATATCAGCCAGACCTATTTAGTAGCTCCACAGGCGCTAATAAAAGAGGCAGTATCATTAATTGGAAAGAGTGCTGTTGAGGGGATGATTAGAAGAAGTTCAAATAAATTATTCAAATAA
- a CDS encoding V4R domain-containing protein has protein sequence MRVYECISCSGLPEVGETLCWFEGGFIAGCLEKILNKRVRVKETHCAGLGHDFCQFEVKVL, from the coding sequence ATTAGGGTTTATGAATGTATCTCTTGTTCTGGACTTCCTGAGGTTGGAGAGACATTATGTTGGTTTGAAGGAGGCTTTATTGCTGGATGCTTAGAAAAAATATTAAACAAGAGAGTTAGAGTGAAAGAAACTCACTGTGCAGGTTTGGGGCATGATTTCTGTCAGTTTGAGGTAAAAGTCCTTTAA
- a CDS encoding molybdenum cofactor biosynthesis protein MoaE: protein MIFNEYEEFCKKMDECIEKYKGKFGCIVTFNGFVREYDLKDGEKVPSKGMKIDEDILEKLKLVIEEAKNKFDVIDILFYHNTGFLSIGERIASIAVFARHRKEGFEALEYIINEMKKYH, encoded by the coding sequence ATGATTTTTAACGAGTATGAAGAGTTTTGCAAAAAGATGGATGAATGTATTGAAAAATACAAAGGGAAATTTGGATGTATTGTAACTTTCAATGGATTTGTTAGGGAGTATGATTTAAAAGATGGAGAAAAAGTTCCATCAAAAGGAATGAAGATAGATGAAGACATCTTAGAAAAGTTGAAGTTAGTTATTGAGGAGGCAAAAAATAAGTTTGATGTTATTGATATCTTATTTTACCACAACACTGGATTTTTAAGTATTGGGGAGAGGATTGCTTCAATAGCCGTTTTTGCAAGACATAGAAAAGAGGGTTTTGAAGCTTTAGAATATATAATAAATGAGATGAAAAAATATCATTAA